From Senegalia massiliensis, a single genomic window includes:
- a CDS encoding TrmO family methyltransferase domain-containing protein, whose protein sequence is MKWLEIGTLCIEDKNEVILVNLHEGYEKALNKLDMFSHCMLYSLIKDRIEVYVTKILEINEKIGQVILKIPENYILNTQKNTTELERFDKRKSLGQLIDIKPYYPAEEVILSGEEPENRFCLNYLDYIIGEYSMYGNREVIKLEKNILGDIKFSSDSTQFIKKGDYIRILWYFHRFDKDSFRRNRTCNPPYNNAPNMGIFATRSPVRPNPIGSTVVRVEQVDYHNGIIYIEGFDGFPGSKIFQIMFYQPSVDKIEGATLPPWVSHWTNYKSFDKPKEIDTSDKNCQKNITISDQYSDFCDEIETDSVIKDEYNNQEIHIYNAHIHNLKNVYVSILKNSVNLISGVSGSGKSSLAFDTIYAESQKQFMDLVLSNQMLTDTFSKTYVDNITGLQPAIAIKQKTLGVNPRSTVGSVTKITDILRLVFATIGERVCPICHRVVDNTNVCNGCGEILFDLIPQVFSYNNPDYMCPVCKGLGVEKSIDVDKIVEFPEKSLLDSASSLYGDLRKHKKKPNANWMRGEILALADDLNVDIELPFLNLPEEFKHQFFYGSNGREVSLQYENSNGRSGVITRPVEGAVNLIQRLTHDTKTIRGIDRTKRYMSKKICSRCQGERLLEDGRLVNIYGYRYPEIVKQSIDDLRMWCHRVYRQLTKYQQDKTKMLFIKLNQRLKRIQDVGLSYITVDRSIPSLSGGEAQRLKLATQFGTGLSNILYIMDEPSKGLHPRDYSFLMNTIVDLKKHGNTVIIVEHKKSFMTIADMHIKMGPKAGRYGGNLISVKNRQEIEQQLKLNGYNDDFDDIQIVNDRYQDKNKEVAEEFLDTRKISYIQLKGVTTNNLQNVDVEIPIGMMTAVIGVSGSGKSSLISKTLYPYLMKSLGRNVEELGSFQQVIGVESFEDVCHVNQKPIGSNSRSNPGTYTGVFDLIRKCYADTKQAKNTNLSKEFFSFNSKKGQCPECSGLGEVLVNMHYMDDVHFPCNKCYGKRYSKEVLEVKRKDLSIGDILDIEIHDLVEVFQEEKEIVRQLSMLNKVGLGYLKIGQNASTLSGGEAQRIKLAKELYKKDCKNTLYILDEPTTGLHEDDIEKVIGVLMELKEKGATIIIIEHNFKMIKSCDYIIEMGPRGGNQGGHIIKAGYQKK, encoded by the coding sequence ATGAAATGGCTAGAAATTGGAACATTATGTATAGAAGATAAGAATGAAGTAATTCTTGTAAATTTACATGAAGGATATGAAAAAGCATTGAATAAGCTAGATATGTTTTCTCATTGTATGTTGTATTCCCTTATAAAAGATAGAATTGAAGTATATGTAACGAAAATTCTAGAAATTAATGAAAAGATAGGCCAAGTCATACTCAAAATACCAGAGAATTATATACTGAACACTCAAAAAAATACTACTGAATTAGAAAGGTTTGATAAGAGAAAATCTTTAGGGCAATTGATTGATATAAAGCCTTATTATCCTGCTGAAGAAGTTATACTTAGCGGAGAAGAACCTGAAAATAGATTTTGCCTAAATTATTTAGATTATATCATTGGTGAGTACAGTATGTATGGTAACAGAGAAGTAATTAAACTTGAGAAAAATATACTTGGTGATATTAAATTTAGTTCTGATAGTACTCAATTTATCAAGAAAGGTGACTATATTAGAATTTTATGGTATTTTCATCGCTTTGATAAAGACTCTTTTCGAAGGAATAGAACGTGTAATCCTCCTTATAATAATGCACCTAATATGGGAATATTTGCAACAAGATCGCCAGTCCGACCAAATCCAATAGGATCAACAGTTGTACGTGTAGAGCAGGTAGATTATCATAATGGTATTATTTATATTGAAGGCTTTGACGGGTTTCCAGGGTCAAAAATATTTCAAATTATGTTTTATCAACCATCAGTGGATAAAATAGAGGGAGCTACTTTACCTCCTTGGGTATCGCACTGGACGAACTATAAAAGCTTTGATAAGCCAAAAGAGATAGATACATCGGATAAAAACTGCCAAAAAAATATAACAATAAGTGATCAGTATTCTGATTTTTGTGATGAAATTGAGACTGATAGTGTTATAAAAGATGAATATAATAACCAAGAGATACATATATATAATGCACATATTCATAATCTGAAAAATGTATATGTATCCATTCTTAAAAATAGTGTTAATCTAATTTCTGGTGTTAGTGGTAGTGGTAAATCTAGTTTAGCTTTTGATACAATCTATGCTGAGAGTCAAAAACAGTTTATGGATTTAGTGCTTTCAAATCAAATGTTAACTGATACATTTTCCAAGACATATGTTGACAATATAACTGGATTACAACCAGCTATAGCGATTAAACAAAAAACTCTAGGAGTTAATCCTAGATCTACAGTGGGATCAGTAACTAAGATAACAGATATATTAAGACTTGTATTTGCAACTATTGGTGAGCGAGTATGTCCAATATGTCATCGAGTTGTTGATAATACTAATGTTTGTAATGGATGTGGTGAAATTTTATTTGATTTAATACCTCAAGTATTTAGCTATAATAATCCAGATTATATGTGTCCAGTTTGCAAAGGTTTAGGAGTAGAGAAGAGTATAGATGTAGATAAGATTGTTGAATTTCCAGAGAAATCATTGCTAGACAGTGCTTCATCACTATATGGTGATTTAAGAAAACATAAAAAGAAACCAAATGCAAATTGGATGAGAGGAGAGATTTTGGCTTTAGCTGATGATTTAAATGTGGATATTGAGTTACCATTTTTAAATTTGCCAGAGGAATTTAAACATCAATTCTTTTATGGTTCAAATGGGCGTGAAGTGAGCCTACAATATGAGAATTCAAATGGAAGAAGTGGAGTTATTACAAGGCCTGTTGAAGGAGCCGTCAATCTTATTCAAAGATTGACCCATGATACCAAAACTATAAGAGGTATTGATAGAACAAAGAGATATATGTCAAAAAAGATCTGTAGCCGTTGTCAAGGTGAACGTTTATTAGAGGATGGTAGGTTGGTTAATATATATGGGTACAGATATCCTGAGATTGTGAAACAAAGCATTGATGATCTACGGATGTGGTGCCATAGAGTTTACAGGCAACTTACAAAATATCAGCAAGATAAAACTAAAATGCTTTTTATAAAGCTAAATCAAAGATTAAAACGAATACAAGATGTAGGATTAAGTTATATAACAGTTGATAGAAGTATACCTAGTTTGTCTGGTGGAGAAGCTCAGCGTCTGAAGTTAGCTACACAATTTGGAACAGGACTATCAAATATTCTTTATATTATGGATGAACCTTCAAAGGGATTACACCCAAGAGATTATAGCTTTTTAATGAATACCATAGTAGATTTAAAAAAACATGGAAATACAGTTATCATTGTAGAACATAAAAAAAGTTTTATGACCATAGCTGACATGCATATTAAAATGGGACCAAAGGCTGGGCGATATGGTGGAAATTTAATTTCTGTAAAAAACCGACAAGAAATTGAACAACAGCTTAAACTAAATGGTTATAATGATGACTTTGATGACATTCAAATTGTAAATGATAGATATCAAGATAAAAACAAAGAGGTTGCGGAGGAATTTCTTGATACTAGAAAGATTTCCTATATTCAACTTAAAGGGGTTACTACCAATAATCTACAAAATGTTGACGTGGAAATACCAATTGGTATGATGACAGCAGTTATAGGCGTTAGTGGTTCTGGGAAAAGCAGTCTCATATCAAAGACTTTGTATCCTTATCTCATGAAATCATTAGGAAGAAATGTGGAGGAGTTAGGGTCGTTTCAACAAGTAATCGGTGTAGAATCATTTGAAGATGTTTGCCATGTCAATCAGAAACCAATAGGTAGTAACTCAAGATCTAATCCTGGCACCTATACTGGTGTGTTTGACTTAATAAGAAAGTGCTATGCAGATACTAAACAAGCAAAAAATACTAATCTTTCAAAAGAATTTTTTAGCTTTAATTCAAAGAAGGGGCAATGTCCAGAGTGTAGTGGTCTCGGAGAGGTTTTAGTTAATATGCACTATATGGACGATGTACATTTTCCTTGTAATAAATGCTATGGTAAAAGGTATTCTAAAGAGGTGCTAGAAGTTAAAAGAAAAGATTTATCTATAGGAGATATTCTTGATATTGAGATTCATGATTTAGTAGAGGTCTTTCAGGAAGAAAAGGAGATTGTTAGACAGCTGTCTATGTTAAATAAAGTTGGCTTAGGTTACCTTAAGATTGGTCAAAATGCTTCAACTTTGTCAGGTGGTGAAGCACAGAGAATAAAGTTGGCCAAAGAATTATACAAAAAGGATTGTAAAAATACTCTTTATATTTTAGATGAACCAACAACTGGCCTACATGAAGATGATATTGAAAAGGTGATAGGGGTTTTAATGGAACTGAAAGAAAAAGGTGCTACTATTATTATAATTGAACATAACTTTAAAATGATTAAGTCATGTGACTACATTATAGAAATGGGTCCAAGGGGAGGAAATCAAGGAGGGCATATTATCAAAGCTGGTTATCAAAAGAAATGA
- a CDS encoding N-acetyltransferase, with amino-acid sequence MIKQLEKFEIEEIMNIWLKTNITAHSFIPEKYWIKNYNLVKYQYMPGSTTFIYKENSMIKGFISVIDNAFIGALFVLEEYQGQGIGKKLLNYCKSLYSPLELAVYTENISSVNFYIHCGFIVKKEQQNEDSGFMEYIMTWTKNE; translated from the coding sequence ATGATTAAACAATTAGAAAAGTTTGAAATTGAAGAAATTATGAATATCTGGTTAAAGACTAACATTACTGCTCATAGTTTTATACCAGAAAAGTATTGGATTAAAAATTATAACCTTGTTAAATATCAATATATGCCTGGTTCCACAACTTTTATTTATAAAGAAAATAGTATGATTAAAGGATTTATAAGTGTTATAGACAATGCATTTATTGGTGCCTTATTTGTTTTAGAAGAGTATCAAGGACAAGGCATAGGCAAAAAACTACTAAACTATTGTAAATCTTTATATTCACCTTTAGAATTAGCAGTTTATACTGAAAATATATCTTCAGTTAATTTTTATATACATTGTGGTTTTATAGTGAAAAAAGAGCAACAAAATGAAGATTCAGGATTTATGGAATATATAATGACATGGACAAAAAATGAATAG
- a CDS encoding MBL fold metallo-hydrolase, with translation MNKLAVLEIKFDFNGDKNTIYPVILSDKSEVILIDCGYPNFLHLIKGAAKKDGVDISKLTKIIITHHDFDHMGALAEFKREYPHIKVLSSIDDEKYISGKEKSLRLQQAEAIYDKIPEEEKESAKEFQRFIQKVENVQVDMCLKDRDSFSWFGGMEIIATPGHMPGHISVYLESSKTLISGDALIVENDKLMIPYPQYTLDIDNAKKSINKLLNYEIDRIICYHGGTYIKDIKESLQSIILD, from the coding sequence ATGAATAAACTAGCGGTTTTAGAAATAAAGTTTGATTTTAATGGTGATAAAAATACCATTTATCCAGTTATATTAAGTGATAAAAGTGAAGTTATTTTAATTGATTGTGGATATCCTAATTTTTTGCATTTAATAAAGGGTGCTGCCAAAAAGGATGGAGTGGATATTAGTAAATTAACAAAAATAATTATAACACATCATGATTTTGATCATATGGGAGCTTTGGCAGAGTTTAAAAGAGAGTACCCACATATAAAGGTTCTCTCATCGATTGATGATGAAAAATATATTAGTGGTAAGGAAAAATCTTTAAGATTACAGCAAGCAGAGGCCATATACGATAAAATTCCTGAGGAGGAAAAGGAAAGTGCAAAGGAGTTTCAGCGTTTTATTCAAAAAGTAGAAAATGTTCAGGTAGACATGTGCTTAAAAGATAGGGATTCTTTTTCTTGGTTTGGAGGTATGGAAATAATTGCTACCCCAGGGCATATGCCAGGCCATATTTCAGTTTATTTGGAAAGTAGTAAAACATTAATTTCAGGAGATGCATTAATAGTAGAAAATGATAAATTGATGATACCATATCCACAGTATACTTTAGATATAGATAATGCAAAAAAATCTATAAATAAGTTATTAAATTATGAAATAGATAGAATTATATGCTATCATGGCGGAACATATATAAAAGATATTAAAGAATCATTACAAAGTATTATTTTAGATTAA
- a CDS encoding CD3324 family protein, whose translation MKYENAQNILPEYIVQLIQEYIEGGYLYIPIKYDNKKVWGENTLTKDILKKRNKEIFNKYNEGISIKKLAQNYYLSEHSIRRIIRQQKNI comes from the coding sequence ATGAAATATGAAAATGCACAAAATATACTGCCAGAATATATTGTCCAACTCATTCAAGAATATATAGAGGGTGGATATTTATATATACCAATAAAATATGACAATAAAAAAGTTTGGGGAGAAAATACTTTAACAAAAGACATTTTAAAAAAAAGAAACAAAGAAATTTTTAATAAATATAATGAAGGAATATCTATTAAAAAACTTGCACAGAATTATTACCTCTCTGAACATAGTATAAGAAGAATAATTAGACAACAAAAGAATATATAA
- the nrdF gene encoding class 1b ribonucleoside-diphosphate reductase subunit beta, with amino-acid sequence MTNKIFKAVNWNNLDNDYVELFWEQNLKQFWIDTEYIPSKDINSYKSLDDNMKEAYKKVLGGLTLLDTLQSHTGMPKVIDHIDSLQNKSVLSFMCMMETIHAKSYSTIFTTVATTSEINNIFKWVEENPYLQYKANIIDEKYRKLDHKEVDDYDIYMALVASIMLESFLFYSGFFLPLWLAGQGEMVASADIIKKIVADESIHGIFVGLLAQERYEKLNVSEKIRADKEVIEMIENLMRNEFKYTEQIYTDIGLTSDVKEYLKYNANKALANMGRQEHYKITSINQIVLNGLNVETTQHDFFSKKSTNYEKTLEVVHLNDDDFDLSFDMDDDFDI; translated from the coding sequence ATGACAAATAAAATTTTTAAAGCAGTAAATTGGAATAATTTAGATAATGACTATGTAGAACTGTTTTGGGAACAAAACTTAAAGCAATTTTGGATTGATACTGAATATATACCATCTAAAGATATAAATTCTTATAAATCACTAGATGATAATATGAAAGAAGCTTATAAAAAGGTGCTTGGAGGCTTGACACTCCTTGATACCCTTCAAAGTCATACAGGAATGCCAAAAGTAATAGATCATATTGATTCTTTACAAAATAAATCTGTTCTTTCTTTTATGTGTATGATGGAGACTATACATGCTAAATCATATTCAACTATTTTTACAACAGTTGCTACTACAAGTGAGATAAATAATATTTTTAAATGGGTAGAGGAAAATCCATATTTACAATACAAAGCAAATATAATAGATGAAAAATATAGAAAACTAGACCATAAAGAGGTTGATGACTATGATATTTATATGGCTTTAGTTGCATCTATTATGTTAGAGAGTTTCTTATTTTATAGTGGTTTCTTTCTTCCTCTATGGTTAGCAGGACAGGGAGAAATGGTAGCAAGTGCTGATATAATTAAAAAAATTGTAGCAGATGAATCTATTCATGGAATATTTGTAGGACTACTTGCTCAAGAAAGATATGAAAAACTAAATGTTTCTGAAAAGATAAGGGCAGATAAAGAAGTTATAGAAATGATTGAAAATCTGATGAGAAATGAATTTAAATATACAGAACAAATATATACAGATATAGGACTTACTTCAGATGTAAAGGAATATTTAAAATATAACGCCAATAAAGCTCTAGCAAACATGGGTAGACAAGAACATTATAAGATTACAAGTATAAATCAAATTGTATTAAATGGACTAAATGTAGAAACTACTCAGCATGACTTCTTTTCAAAGAAATCAACTAATTATGAGAAGACTTTGGAAGTTGTACATCTAAATGATGATGATTTTGATTTAAGTTTTGATATGGATGATGATTTTGATATATAA
- the nrdE gene encoding class 1b ribonucleoside-diphosphate reductase subunit alpha gives MAIKKWILLNNEIMIQEDENQYNLNKDKEAVKSYFIDYVNKNTVFFHNLEEKLDYLIENNYYIDFYEWYTLEEMQGLFDEIYKKKFRFTSFMSAFKFYQSYALRDNTEEKFLERYEDRIAVASLYLTKGNIDKAHEYAISLINQEYQPATPTFLNSGKKRSGELVSCFLDEIGDNLNNIGYAFDSAMKLSSIGGGVAFNLSKLRARGESIKDIEGRASGVLPIMKILEDIFSYANQLGQRAGAGAAYLNIFHWDIEEFLDSKKINVDEKVRIKSLSIGVIIPDKFMELMSKDEPYYVFMPHTVFKEYGMYLDEINMDTMYQKLIENPNVKKKKINPRHLLVKIAQTQKESGYPYLFFKGNANENHALKEIGDVKFSNLCTEIMQLSEVSDIGSYYEKNKIRRGISCNLGSLNIVNVMENKRIKEAVSAAIDSLTAVSDITNIDIVPSIKKANDELHSVGLGAMNLHGFLAKNKIEYESREALDFCNVFFMMVNYYSLKRSMEIAKEKGETFLDFEKSEYANGNYFDKYVKENYLPKTEKIKEIFKDIEIPSIKQWEELKQDVKKYGVYHAYRLAIAPNQSTSYIQSSTASIMPIVDPIEVREYGDSTTFYPMPYLNNENKEYYKSAYDMDQMKVIKLISVIQRHVDQGISAILHTNSLDSTRDIAKYYIYAHKLGLKSLYYTRTRKSTIEECLTCSV, from the coding sequence ATGGCAATTAAAAAATGGATTTTATTAAACAATGAAATAATGATACAAGAAGATGAGAATCAGTATAATTTAAATAAAGATAAGGAAGCAGTTAAATCTTATTTTATAGACTATGTAAATAAAAACACTGTATTTTTTCATAATTTAGAGGAAAAACTAGATTATTTAATCGAAAATAACTATTATATAGATTTTTATGAATGGTACACATTAGAAGAGATGCAAGGTTTATTTGATGAAATATATAAGAAGAAATTTAGATTTACTTCTTTTATGAGTGCTTTCAAGTTTTACCAAAGTTATGCTCTTCGTGATAATACGGAGGAAAAATTTCTAGAGCGTTATGAAGATAGGATTGCAGTAGCATCTCTTTATTTGACAAAAGGTAATATTGACAAAGCTCATGAATATGCTATTTCTTTAATAAATCAGGAATACCAACCAGCTACCCCTACATTTTTGAATTCAGGAAAGAAACGTTCTGGAGAACTTGTTTCTTGTTTCCTAGATGAAATTGGAGATAATTTAAATAATATTGGATATGCTTTTGATTCAGCGATGAAACTATCTTCTATAGGGGGCGGAGTAGCCTTTAACTTATCTAAACTTAGAGCTAGAGGAGAATCTATAAAAGATATAGAAGGTAGAGCAAGTGGAGTACTTCCTATTATGAAAATTTTAGAAGATATATTTTCTTATGCGAATCAATTAGGACAGAGAGCAGGTGCAGGCGCTGCCTATTTAAATATATTTCACTGGGATATTGAAGAATTTTTAGATTCCAAAAAGATAAATGTAGATGAAAAGGTTAGGATTAAATCTTTATCAATAGGAGTTATCATCCCAGATAAGTTTATGGAACTTATGAGCAAAGATGAACCATATTATGTATTTATGCCTCATACTGTATTTAAAGAATACGGTATGTATCTAGATGAAATAAATATGGATACTATGTATCAAAAACTAATAGAAAATCCTAATGTTAAGAAGAAAAAAATAAACCCAAGACATTTACTTGTAAAGATTGCACAAACTCAAAAAGAAAGTGGATATCCTTATCTATTTTTTAAAGGAAATGCAAATGAAAACCATGCTTTAAAAGAAATAGGAGATGTTAAGTTTTCTAATTTATGTACTGAGATTATGCAGCTATCAGAGGTTTCAGATATTGGATCTTATTATGAGAAAAATAAAATAAGAAGAGGTATTTCTTGTAATTTGGGTTCTTTAAACATTGTAAATGTGATGGAAAATAAAAGAATAAAGGAAGCTGTAAGTGCTGCCATAGATTCTTTAACTGCAGTATCAGATATTACAAATATAGATATAGTTCCATCAATAAAAAAGGCAAATGATGAACTTCATAGTGTAGGACTTGGAGCTATGAATTTACATGGATTTTTAGCTAAAAACAAAATAGAATATGAAAGTCGTGAAGCGTTAGATTTTTGTAATGTGTTTTTCATGATGGTAAATTATTATTCTTTAAAACGTTCTATGGAGATTGCAAAGGAAAAAGGAGAAACCTTCTTGGACTTTGAAAAATCAGAATATGCAAATGGAAACTATTTTGATAAATATGTAAAAGAAAATTATTTACCTAAGACGGAAAAAATTAAAGAAATATTTAAAGATATAGAAATACCAAGTATAAAACAATGGGAAGAGTTAAAACAAGATGTTAAGAAGTATGGAGTTTATCATGCTTATAGACTTGCTATAGCACCTAATCAGTCTACGTCTTACATTCAAAGCTCTACAGCTTCTATTATGCCTATAGTAGATCCTATTGAAGTAAGAGAATATGGAGATAGTACTACTTTTTATCCTATGCCATATTTAAATAATGAAAATAAGGAATATTATAAATCAGCATATGATATGGATCAAATGAAGGTAATAAAACTGATATCTGTAATACAAAGACATGTAGATCAAGGTATTTCAGCAATACTTCATACAAATAGTTTAGACTCAACTCGTGATATAGCAAAGTATTATATATATGCTCATAAGCTAGGATTAAAATCTTTATATTATACTCGTACAAGAAAATCTACTATTGAAGAATGCTTAACTTGTTCTGTTTAA
- the nrdI gene encoding class Ib ribonucleoside-diphosphate reductase assembly flavoprotein NrdI, with protein MKQINIVYDSKTGNVERFINRLRERLSNRKNSLFEWKLYKIEERLKLEKDYHLITYTTNFGQVPFKTKIFLENNHIYIRSVSSSGNMNWGPMYGKAANKISEEYNVPILVKFELSGTQEIIEKVIGGLESHYGN; from the coding sequence ATGAAACAAATAAATATAGTGTATGACAGCAAAACAGGAAATGTTGAAAGATTTATAAATAGATTGAGAGAAAGATTATCTAATAGAAAGAATAGCTTGTTTGAATGGAAGCTATATAAGATAGAAGAAAGATTAAAATTAGAAAAAGATTATCATCTAATAACATATACTACAAATTTTGGACAAGTACCATTCAAAACTAAAATATTCTTAGAAAATAACCATATATATATTAGGAGTGTTAGCTCTAGTGGAAATATGAACTGGGGACCTATGTATGGTAAGGCAGCAAATAAAATTAGTGAAGAATATAATGTTCCAATTTTAGTTAAGTTTGAATTATCAGGAACACAAGAAATTATAGAAAAAGTTATAGGAGGTTTGGAATCACATTATGGCAATTAA
- a CDS encoding GTP pyrophosphokinase, with protein MLEKAIIIATTAHQGQVDKGGEPYILHPIRVMLSGKTKIEKICGVLHDVIEDTDITLEYLKNQGFSDEVLLSLDALTKRYSESYDKFINRILENEIACKVKLADLSDNMDLSRIKNPSEKDYKRIEKYRNATNKIFKEIYVKTTDI; from the coding sequence ATGCTTGAAAAAGCAATAATAATAGCAACTACGGCTCATCAAGGACAAGTAGACAAAGGAGGAGAACCTTATATATTACATCCAATTAGGGTAATGTTATCAGGAAAGACTAAAATTGAAAAGATATGTGGAGTCCTTCACGATGTAATTGAAGATACAGATATTACCTTAGAATATTTGAAAAATCAAGGATTCTCTGATGAAGTTTTATTATCTCTAGATGCATTAACCAAGAGATATAGTGAATCTTATGATAAATTTATTAATAGGATCTTAGAGAATGAAATAGCCTGTAAGGTAAAACTAGCTGATTTATCTGATAATATGGATTTATCTCGAATCAAAAATCCTTCAGAAAAAGATTATAAAAGAATAGAAAAATATCGTAACGCAACAAATAAGATTTTTAAAGAGATATATGTAAAGACTACTGATATTTAA
- a CDS encoding radical SAM/SPASM domain-containing protein — protein sequence MKLIKHMIFVDIHDNKKLLINSLTGTMDEIDEPIYKTLSRWQDCEEIVTENDLEDELLSNLQSRGYLVNNYEEEVAKKNEILKVLRNQHVQRQKDQRTAVFVMTYDCNFRCPYCFEGDAYLKKQVITPKQIDAALKLAGEGVQTICLFGGEPLLPKTRPALEHLVNKAPDKTYQIFTNGYYLTEFLDLLLSINISQVLITLDGSEESHNSRRILANGKPTFKKIMGGVEKCLESGINIRIRMNLEKSNYKEGIDLRENLLEKFSEYKDNLSFELTTLVGDTYDERIDIMSEIYLSDIKYSFEDRERRNNFITKKNSILDHLVYGRGINPLYSYCYAHVDGMAFDPYGNIYPCLGCVGKERFSIGKYYPLTEFKENSIRNRNIEKIPECRDCTYSLLCGGGCPLKLDGNGDFFKPVCYSVKTLLHKELPLFYKEREEAMKKNEETVNSADGYNENSYHREAY from the coding sequence ATGAAATTAATTAAACACATGATATTTGTAGACATACACGATAACAAAAAACTGCTGATAAACTCTTTAACAGGCACTATGGATGAAATTGATGAGCCTATTTACAAAACCCTGTCCAGATGGCAGGATTGTGAAGAGATTGTAACAGAAAATGATTTGGAGGATGAGTTATTGAGTAATCTTCAATCTAGGGGATATCTGGTAAATAACTACGAAGAGGAAGTAGCTAAAAAGAATGAAATTTTAAAGGTATTGCGTAACCAGCACGTTCAAAGGCAAAAGGACCAAAGAACTGCCGTCTTTGTTATGACTTATGACTGCAACTTCAGATGTCCTTATTGCTTTGAGGGGGATGCCTATCTTAAAAAACAGGTTATAACTCCTAAACAAATTGATGCTGCCTTAAAGCTCGCAGGTGAGGGCGTTCAGACAATATGTCTTTTTGGAGGAGAGCCGTTGCTTCCAAAAACTAGACCCGCTTTGGAACATCTTGTTAATAAAGCTCCCGATAAAACATATCAAATTTTTACCAATGGGTATTATCTGACAGAATTCCTTGATTTACTTTTATCTATAAATATTTCTCAAGTTTTAATCACATTAGATGGAAGTGAAGAGTCTCACAATAGTAGGAGGATATTAGCTAATGGAAAGCCTACGTTCAAAAAAATTATGGGTGGTGTAGAGAAATGTCTAGAAAGTGGGATAAATATTCGAATTAGAATGAACCTTGAGAAAAGCAATTACAAGGAAGGAATTGATTTAAGAGAAAATCTACTTGAAAAATTTTCAGAATATAAGGACAACCTATCATTTGAATTAACCACACTGGTTGGAGACACTTATGATGAACGAATTGATATAATGAGTGAAATATATCTTTCGGATATAAAGTATTCGTTCGAGGATAGAGAAAGAAGAAACAATTTTATAACTAAAAAGAATTCAATATTAGATCACTTAGTATATGGCAGAGGTATAAATCCTTTGTACTCTTATTGTTACGCCCACGTAGATGGTATGGCATTTGATCCCTATGGAAATATTTATCCATGTTTGGGGTGTGTTGGCAAGGAACGTTTTTCTATAGGAAAGTATTATCCCTTAACTGAGTTTAAGGAAAACTCAATACGTAACCGTAACATAGAAAAAATTCCTGAATGTAGGGATTGTACATATTCTCTTCTTTGTGGAGGAGGATGTCCTTTGAAGTTAGATGGAAACGGTGATTTTTTCAAGCCTGTGTGCTATTCCGTCAAAACTCTTTTGCATAAGGAACTTCCTTTATTTTATAAAGAAAGGGAAGAAGCTATGAAAAAAAATGAGGAAACAGTAAATAGTGCTGATGGATATAATGAGAACTCGTATCATAGAGAAGCTTACTAA